In the genome of Mytilus edulis chromosome 14, xbMytEdul2.2, whole genome shotgun sequence, the window gattttatatacatttttacttgataaataatttttgaaaaaaactaatatGGTTAATTTTTAAATGTCATGATTATATGTATattcttttacataaataaggccgttagttttctcgtttgaattgttttacattgtctcatcggggccttttattatagctcactatgcggtatgggctttgctcattgttgacggccgtacggtgacctatagttgttaatgtctgtgtcattttggtcttttgtggatagttgtctcattggcaatcataccacatcttcttttttatatctttgttatttaaaatcttttttttatttgaatatgcaGACGTCTATATGTCAGTGTACCGAGATTTGATACTGTTAATGTAAGTTATAAAACATTGAGTATTTTGAAAATGGCTAGGAGCATTGACCCTTGCTCGTTTACTAGGCAAATGGGTCAGAAATAAACTGTTTTAAAGACGAATTAGAAGATTTAACTAGAGTAGAATACGCTTGAATACATAAGTAAAGACAATTAACAGTAAATAAATGCCATTAGGACATCATTTAAGttaattaatttcaataattGTCTTTAATTCTATATATATTCTGTACTGTAAAGGCCGGAcatattcaaatgtatttatcCCTTCAAAGAAACTAGTTAAAGATATGACATCACTTGGGCAGATTGACAAAGTATTTCAATTAACAAGTAATAATAATTTTATGATGAACATAATTATGTCGACTTCACGAGACGTTAATAGTCAACCCTTTGAACACGGACtacatttacaaataaatcatttaataatCAACGTTAAAACCAAAACGAATATGCATTAAGATAAAGTTAAGATAAAGGCGTTGACGTTTATTGATACATACATAAACaggtaatattaaatatataatcgTTTTCAAATTACATCTATTACTGTAAGGTGTAAATTTCCGGTGCATATCTGTTCCGAAAATTATACAACATTCAGgagcttagggagctaccatttgatttttatgggggggctagaatgaaaaattttgtcctgcattttttttttagttgtaatctctgtcctgctttttttcccactctattcggtcctgcatttatttttaaagtttatcctgacttttttttacctaaattgtcatcctgattttttttttttttgcaagtgtctcatcctgccttattttttactcaaaattcctgtcctgcctattttgttcaaatttctgTATATGAAAGTTTACAAGGTGTGAGGTCTTCTGTTCAGTCCAGATTATGATCATTGTACCAAACAGTCATACAAaattgttgggatgtacaagtacccggccacgtccactctgtgttttgttacatatatttctatttgtatccatctgatgagttaagcctttcaaTCAGATTCTTATAGATCGTTCCTATGTTATACTCTTATATATACTACTGTCCCAGGCTAGAAGGAGGTTTAGTATCCCGCTACCgcgtttaaacccgccacattctgtattgaTGTCTGTGTCCTATGTCAGGAGCCTAtagtttagtggttgttgtttgttgctgtgttacatatttgtttttcgttttttgttatacataaattataccgttagttttctcgtttgaattgttttacatttgtcagagCCTTTTTTCACTGAACATTTATCGGAGCCTTTTATTGCTGTATTTgcggtacgggctttgctcattgtggaaggccgtacggttacctatagttgtttaattctgtgtcatttggtctcttgtgaagagttgcaTCCTTGAcagtcacaccacatcttctttttaatataaagCGAGATTTTCGGAGAGAGCCACTAAGGAGATGACCAATCATATATTGAGGAAATTGGTATGCTTGCACTGACATATAATTGAACCCTTTCTCGGTCGTATGTGCAACGACTTTAGATGACCTTAAGTGTTATATATGATTTTGGATTATTAATTGAAAGTTTGACAAGGAGATCACAAAGTCCTGTGTTTATATACATTGTCTTAATTCATGAATACAGCCATTAGGTAGGTATAGTAGATCAGACAATTGTCTTAACTCATGAATACAGCCATTAGGTAGGTATAGTAGATCAGACAATTGTCTTAACTCATGAATACAGCCATTAGGTAGGTATAGTAGATCAGAAAATACTGTTTCGTATCATTTCAAGCATCGCAGATCATTTTGAAATATGGTGTTTTGGGGCTTTTTTTTagtttctcttctttttttagtTTCTCTTATGTTTTTGATGTCCTTCGAAACTTACATCTGTTCAAAGTGGAACATGAACACCCCCCTCACTCAACTTGCAAACACATATAAATGGGTTAAGAGATATATGTCATATATGATCGTGTAAAAGAAAGCTTAAAAGTTATATGAATGCCGTTGAAAGTGTAATTTGTAATTCAGACGTATATTTACCACAGTTTGGAAAAGCACGTAATTAATAGAGGTCTAAATATAGAATATATGCATCACAACTGTTGAGTTATAGGTATACTATTTAGCCCGCGAAAAGAAGTCAAACATTAATGTTTATTGCATCTTACTTGGTATACCAATGAACACACACAAGACATCTTTCATAGGTGTATAACTAAAGGCTATGAACGAatttcaaagagaaaaaaaacatgaattattGTAAACATTGTTAAATGAAATAAGACAGCCTTGCACAATATTTCGTATTTgtcattatctttttatttttttataacatggcCTATGCGATATCATACATTGTTTCAACCATTTTTTTGAGAcatttttagcttttttttaagaatggaaTTAGGAATGTGCCAAAGATACATGTTCAACAACGCACCTAAAGAGCAGAACACGCTAATGGccgagttcacttgaaactctAGAGTTAACTTTACTTACTCGGGTTTCAACAATCAGATTTTACTCGGAGCACTCGCGTTAACCCCTCTTATCCCGGTTCCAACCCTTACTGAGCCAGGATTAAACTCGAGAAACCCTCGAATGACGTCAAATCAATCAGACTTTTTTCCGTAATTTATGCCTAGTCAGGGCCTTTCCCAAGAGTTACTTAGAATTGTTCCGAATAGCAACCCGAGAGCGTTCACGTGATACTCTTGAAACTCTGAAGTATACTCTAGAATTTCAAGTGAACTCGGCCAATGTGTCCTCAATACATGGAGATAATTCAATTGTGCTCCCTAATGGTAGTCAATGTAATGGCATTTTAATTAACGGTCATAGAAGTGAGAGGCTTAGCTAGTTGTTAAACCAGGGttatccaccatattctacatgagaaaatgcatgtaccaagtcaagaatatgacagttgtttttcattcgtttgatgtatttgagtaTGAAATTAATAGTACAAGGTACCATTTGGTTGATTCGGGGTGATAATATTCTCTAAAAAATCCCGGAATGCCCCTATAGTTCCCGAGTGAACCGTTTCGTGAGACAACCAGAGTGTGATTGAGTTAATGAaactgagaattgaaatggggaattgTTCAAGAGACAATAATCCGAGCAGAATACAAATGGAAGACCACCAAAGGGTCTCCAACACGGCGAGAAAAATCACGCACCAGGAATAGGACCTCAGCTGGCCCCTTTATAACAATGTTTACTCGAAAAAGTACATTTGACTTTAAGACTTTTCTTCTcacaatgaaatttgaaaaaccGACATAAACGATCGAGGcgtaacatatacatgtaactagACCGAAACATTAAACAATACTATATGCCTCAGAATAAAGTGTTCACTGATTTAGCGGTTGGCTCTAGGTTCAATTGTGTTTCTTTCACATGACAGTCACGTGTTAACTTTACAAAGAGAAATACAATAATGTGTACTTAACCCATGAACCAAACATAAATGAGAGCAGCATCAGTGcgatttatttgttgtatttcaaataaataaagcaTTTTAAACTGTATGCAGTGACTGgtacctgggaacagtatatctaagttaatatactgagtgccaatgaaaacgcaacacttggtttttcaaaaataaaatttatataagaaatgataatctctcaaaataaattgttcaaaattaacaattttaacaatagatcgatatcaaacaaaaatgttttattgtcatctttcgggcgcaataggtaaacgaaacatccaatgtcgaatcatcaactaacagtcctaacaaaaaatgttacaaccccgtggtgcagcgcaatctcgacagcgccgtggaattgatcatcccggacgtttaatgtgatcccgagaaatgttattccacttgtctcgcaaagcaaactcaagctgactttatgatattggaggtggttttcatcgtctaaaacatgtcaaatctgatgcaaaatttggtCGATCGGATCAAAATCCGGCGAAAAGCATGACTTTTAGCCAAGGCGGGTGCCaaatgtctatgtaaccaccattgacgttttttgtacataatgaatgatttttggtctacagaattcgatatttacgccagacggccgTTTAAATGTCCTAAAGGAAAGACTATGGTGCTCTTaaacaatttctgcgcaaatggtgctttcaACTGAATTGCTCCAAAGGttctaccgtgaccaccattgaactcttTGACATTTGGACAGCCATCatagtcgatatcggatatgtgaaagaccaaatgtatcggtcttgctgagcgttttttgctttttgtaccccgggatgtgtcttatcattaaatgatccattttggttgaatttgtggattatttgggttattgtagaggctacaacttcagtcttctcgtaattgtatACTGTGAAAGGCTTCGTTGGATCATTCCCAAAATTGCATGTCGATGGTTGTcggaaagtcctggcatttactcagatgtttattgcagtttcctaacaataagggcgggaaaattcatgacattagccaagctttaaatgacaaaatcgtgaaaatggcgcgtatgttgaaaagcggtgaactcggtttttGTTCGTTCAAAATAACCTTTACTTCGcgtttgttccaaaaatcactcaaccgtaaagttgtattgtcttaaaagtcattttcaaccaactatacaaagttctaatataaataaaataaaaattataagatttttgggaaaaacaaaagtgttgcgttttcattggcactcagtatatatatgTCCCTGTGCTGGTATACAAAACATCTTAAAGGTAAGCGTTAATTAGATAAaagtgattttgtttttttatttacaacgATTATCTTTGGTTACAGGCAATCGTGATAACTATTTGTTGttactttaaaaatatgcttGTTTACACACAGAGCTACAGTAACCAATCCTTATCTATATATGATGTGGACAAGAAATGGATTAAAGTGACGTGGATTTATATACATTAATCATTCATGCCAACAACATACATCAAAGATTAAAAATTCACTAATAAGAGATCTAAATCCCAATTCATTCCCTCGATACTTTGAGTTCTCTAACAGATCACAGCAATATATTTACAGATAGATCTAGGCCTATTAATACCTTTTCTCGAAAATATGCCGACATACCCATAGCTATGCAAACGCATTATAAGAAGCTATAAACACCTTTTTGAGATAAGTGCAAAAGCTACTGTATTTATGAGTGTTCTCAGTTTACTGATTTGTCTTACATTAGACTAGCACACTACTAGTTCAttgataaatataatatataatagtaGCGAAAAAGTGCACACATATTGATATGATGATTGGTTATTTAACGTCCAGCGGCATATTGTATGCCTAGTAATGCGTGTATGAACCCTGCTTTGCCCTATAACGATACGTTAAGGCGGGTTTTTAACGAAGCGCTAGTGCATAAGGTACACACAGCGGTATCATAGAATAATGATAGTCTTTTAACAACAATAACCATGTCAAAAAAGGTATTTAACTTACCAGAACTGAGCAGAACTTTAACCATTTCTTCATTTCCGCTTTCAACTGCTATATGCAATAATGGCGACCCTTCACTTCCGATAAGATTGGGATCAGAACCAGAACTGAGTAATTCCCAAACATGATCCGTGTCATCTTGATAAACAGCATGTAACATTTGCAGTTGTTCAATATTATGAACATTTTTTGTTAGGTCGTGAAGTGACATGCTAGAACTTCGTCTTCGATACCCCGATCCCATGGGATTTGATAAACCATCAGCAGACAAGGATACATTACTGCCACGCCTTTTGTATGCACCTGATAGCGGACTTGGCGCACCCTCAGCGGACAATTTCGCTTGTACGCTAATGCTGGAACTTCTTCGTCTCTGTCGCACGACAGGGCTTGTCATTTTATCGGGTTTGTATATGGATACACTTGAACTTCGCCTTCTTGGTTTTCCAAATGCCATGTCGACTGTGTCAGATGACTTTTCTTTTGgatttttttgaaacatttttcagTTCACTTTATTCAAACGCTTTGATCAAGTAATTTTTGTACTATCTatcaaatagaaagaaaaaattctcatgatacatacatgtatataattttgtaTGTTAGCCCTATTCATGTATACATACACGTGTGTTTTACATTGTTACGTAAGTCTATTCATTAAATAGAAATGCAAACAAAGAATAAAACAATTCGCTATAGCGCCTTCTGGTAAAACAGCTAGaaattgaacaataaaataaacataaattacgCTAAAAAATTTCCAGGAAGCACTCGATATTCACAAAAATGCTTCATATTCATAAAACGAAACTTGTATAATTAGGACCACAagtatattaaacaaatatgttaagcACAGTTTCATGTAATAAAAGTGGAAGGTAAAAATCCGAAAATCAATGAACAGACAAACAAAGAAAAGGCTTCACTTTCAATGGTGCTTAATAAATTCAactcgtttatatatattaaGCATGGTCATATCAGGGACTCCATTGTACTATACATATTCGATTATTATAGTCCAAATATATCAAGGCTTAGCGTATATAAGGGTCTGCATGAAAGTATGTATCCATTTCTGTTATCTACTTATTTTTAGAGGGTTTTTTACTCTTTTTACATTTAAGTGCCCATTTTTCTCTTTTCCTTATTGTTTAGACCTATTTTTCCctattcttttattttctgtgGTCTATAATACTGTAAACCTATCCTAGACCCTCGTGTATTTAGATTAACAACAAGACGCGAACTGCTTTGAAAATATCCTTCAGCAGAACAAAGTATCATACGCCGGTATTTTGGTGGTGTTCGGATTGCTAGATCGTAATTTTCATACGTAAGGGGTATTGCACTCTCTCTTTGTGTTAAATAACCCCTTTAAAGGCTCCATCAGGGGTCCATACTTAAAATTCAATAGAAGAACGGAGAAAATATCATACGCCGTTTTTTGGATTGTGTTCGGATTGCTAAATCGTTACTAGGGGTAATGCAACGCTCCTTTCGTGTGATATAATTACTTCAATAGATCCTTCAGGGGTCTACAATTATAATTTAAGGtagtacccaacactttaactaaaattattttggctcgtttaatttttttcaaattttgacattgaagtatttactttgacccttttacaaaaatataaaaatttcaaaaaatttgaaccaaccgttttatcagaaaaattacacttgttatatagcagtttgacaaacacttattttgatcattgatgagaagcttaatattcccacaacgtaattaaaacgattagctgattttacagagttttcTCCCtctagtgttgggtaccaccttaacagaaGTAAGAATTTGCCCTTTTCTAACCTgtgaaaaatatgaatgaaataactGTTTCGGCAAACTTTTAAGGATCCACAAAAATGAATTTACAATGTActtcatagaaagaaaaaaaatctgcgagtatggtcttgaggaaacgataaatggttgacccgtgttaagagagagccatatctcttgcacgttaaagacacccttgtagatttcgaaaaagagtaggccaatgccgctacaaggcagcactcgcacatgcaaagtggaaagagattaatataagttgcaaaacttgtttcccaatccactataaataaaaatgtttaaactaaatgaaaaaaaaaacattttagtgATCAATACCGTTTAAGCAATCACATATTTTGCCTATAAACGATCAAATGATAATTTTAACTCCCTTGATGTTTGCGATAAACACACGAATAAGAAGAAAAATCGtaaaaagtcatatgaaacaaggATTCTTGCGTCGCAGTTATAACACCTTGTCTCATTTAGACGTGGCATATTAGACATTCTTATACAGTACGTTCGTATTAGCCAAAATTAAATTGATTAATAattcaatattcaattttacAATAAGGTAAAGACAATAGAAATGAAGTCATTGATGAAATTGGAATTTAAAAAATTAAGGCTACATGTACCTGAAAAATAGAAAGTTCCATACCTGACAATAACACAATTttcagttgtaaatattgtttaaaaaaataaaataattttcattgatgaaattgaaatttgaatgttacaattttgttcatacatgtacCTGTACAATAGACAGTTCCACATCTGACAATTAACCATGTGgcagtt includes:
- the LOC139503927 gene encoding receptor-interacting serine/threonine-protein kinase 4-like, encoding MFQKNPKEKSSDTVDMAFGKPRRRSSSVSIYKPDKMTSPVVRQRRRSSSISVQAKLSAEGAPSPLSGAYKRRGSNVSLSADGLSNPMGSGYRRRSSSMSLHDLTKNVHNIEQLQMLHAVYQDDTDHVWELLSSGSDPNLIGSEGSPLLHIAVESGNEEMVKVLLSSEKCKVNIDDVFGQTPMMKATIFDDVTIMKILHKAGANLDSVDKTGRTALLSCLIDGKSQAARYLIKHGCDVNIVDDFGQSALYQTINNKQPNCVKTVQRLLKAGYKLDKDKKWMEEDGFDVRIIHTRGFCRKLLGKFRSRMNKIKSDRSASSGVRRRILTIYD